The Methylacidimicrobium sp. B4 genome contains a region encoding:
- the sufC gene encoding Fe-S cluster assembly ATPase SufC: MSLQICDLHARIVEREILRGISLEIRPGETHAIMGPNGSGKSTLAKVLAGHPDYDVTQGSVSLDGVPLLDREPDERARMGLFLAFQYPCEIPGVSIANFLRAAVQARLPEGESLSVTEFYQKLYHEMDALGMQRQFSSRPLNAGFSGGEKKRAEVLQMAMLHPRYGILDETDSGLDIDALKVVANGVNRLRGPEVGFLIITHYQRLLDYVAPDFVHVMVAGRIVQSGGPELAQELERRGYGSLEERYGSPNLSPLAETGA; the protein is encoded by the coding sequence ATGAGCCTTCAAATCTGCGACCTGCATGCAAGGATAGTCGAACGGGAAATTCTGCGGGGCATTTCCCTGGAGATTCGGCCGGGAGAGACTCATGCCATCATGGGACCCAACGGGTCGGGGAAGAGCACGCTGGCCAAGGTGCTCGCCGGCCATCCCGATTACGACGTGACTCAGGGTTCCGTCTCGCTCGACGGCGTCCCGCTTCTTGATCGCGAGCCCGATGAGCGCGCCCGGATGGGCCTCTTCCTCGCTTTTCAATACCCCTGCGAAATCCCCGGGGTGAGCATCGCCAACTTCCTGCGGGCAGCGGTGCAGGCGCGGCTCCCCGAAGGAGAATCTCTCTCTGTGACCGAGTTTTATCAGAAGCTCTATCACGAAATGGATGCTCTCGGGATGCAACGCCAATTCAGCTCGCGCCCCTTGAACGCCGGCTTTTCGGGAGGGGAGAAGAAACGCGCGGAAGTCCTGCAAATGGCGATGCTCCACCCCCGGTATGGCATCCTGGACGAGACCGACAGCGGTCTCGACATCGACGCCCTCAAGGTCGTTGCGAATGGAGTCAACCGTCTGCGGGGCCCCGAAGTGGGTTTTCTGATCATCACGCATTATCAAAGGCTCCTCGATTACGTCGCGCCGGACTTCGTTCATGTCATGGTGGCAGGACGAATCGTCCAGAGCGGTGGACCGGAGCTCGCCCAGGAGCTCGAGCGGCGCGGGTACGGCTCCCTGGAGGAACGATACGGGTCCCCGAACCTTTCTCCCCTGGCGGAGACGGGAGCCTAG
- the sufB gene encoding Fe-S cluster assembly protein SufB: protein MTEEQAIAGTDLLQLDRNLGDFHYDVKYAFDAGTGLSEQTIDYICEAKGDPEWLRAFRKRALAIFLREPLPTHWASKQLEEIDFSQIRYYLAHGQRAGRTWEEVPEEVKRTFERLGVPEQERKFLAGVEAQFDSEAAYSHMKDALRDQGVIFVGSTEGLHKHPEIFRKWFGKVIPPGDNKFAALNSAVFSGGSFIYVPPGVKVSHPLQAYFRINAESFGQFERTLIIADEGAEVTYMEGCTAPRFDSATLHSAVVELVALAGAKIQYITVQNWSPNVFNLVTKRGTAMENAEIRWIDCNIGSRLTMKYPAVILRGRKARGEVLSIALANSGQHQDTGAKMIHLADETTSNIIAKSISIGEGRSSYRGQVTIPSHLKGCKNNTECDALLINTTSRTDTYPAITLRGNRSAVQHEASVSKISAEQIFYMQQRGLPESEAMSLSVNGFINDLVREFPMEYSVELKRLIDLEMEGSVG from the coding sequence ATGACAGAAGAGCAAGCCATCGCTGGAACGGATCTGCTCCAGCTCGACCGAAACCTGGGCGATTTTCACTATGATGTAAAGTACGCCTTCGACGCCGGAACGGGCCTTTCCGAGCAGACGATCGACTACATCTGCGAGGCCAAGGGAGATCCGGAATGGCTTCGCGCCTTTCGCAAACGCGCTTTGGCCATCTTTCTTCGCGAGCCTTTGCCCACCCATTGGGCAAGCAAGCAATTAGAGGAAATCGACTTCTCGCAAATCCGCTACTACTTGGCGCATGGGCAGCGGGCGGGCAGGACTTGGGAAGAGGTCCCGGAGGAGGTGAAGCGGACCTTCGAACGCCTCGGCGTACCGGAGCAAGAGCGCAAGTTTCTCGCGGGAGTGGAGGCCCAGTTCGACAGCGAAGCGGCCTATTCCCATATGAAGGACGCGCTTCGCGACCAGGGGGTCATCTTCGTCGGGAGCACCGAGGGGCTTCACAAGCACCCCGAAATCTTTCGCAAATGGTTCGGCAAGGTCATCCCTCCCGGGGACAACAAATTTGCTGCGCTCAACAGCGCGGTGTTCAGCGGCGGAAGCTTCATCTACGTCCCTCCCGGGGTCAAGGTGAGCCACCCGCTGCAGGCCTACTTCCGGATCAATGCGGAAAGTTTCGGCCAGTTCGAGCGCACCCTTATCATCGCCGACGAGGGAGCGGAGGTGACCTATATGGAGGGCTGCACCGCTCCGCGCTTCGATTCGGCCACGCTTCACAGCGCCGTCGTGGAGTTGGTGGCTCTCGCCGGAGCGAAAATCCAGTATATCACGGTCCAAAACTGGAGCCCGAACGTCTTCAACCTCGTCACCAAGAGGGGGACAGCCATGGAAAATGCGGAGATCCGCTGGATCGACTGCAACATCGGCTCGCGCCTGACGATGAAATATCCTGCCGTGATTCTGCGCGGCCGCAAGGCGCGCGGAGAGGTGCTGAGCATTGCGCTGGCCAACAGCGGCCAGCACCAGGATACCGGGGCAAAGATGATCCACCTCGCTGACGAGACCACCAGCAACATCATTGCCAAGAGCATCAGCATCGGCGAGGGACGTTCCAGTTATCGCGGCCAGGTGACGATTCCCAGCCACCTCAAGGGTTGCAAGAACAACACCGAGTGCGACGCCCTCCTCATCAACACGACTTCGCGCACCGACACCTATCCGGCCATCACGCTGCGCGGGAACCGGAGTGCCGTCCAACACGAAGCCAGCGTAAGCAAGATCAGCGCCGAGCAGATCTTCTACATGCAGCAGCGCGGGCTGCCGGAATCTGAAGCCATGAGCTTGAGCGTGAATGGATTCATCAACGACCTCGTCCGCGAGTTCCCGATGGAATACAGTGTGGAGCTCAAGCGGTTGATCGATCTGGAAATGGAAGGTTCTGTCGGCTGA